GCGAGGCCCCCTCCGCGCCCGTTCCCAGCAGCGCCAGGCCCTGCTCGGCCGCGAGCGTCGCGCCCTCGTAGTTCGAGGTGAAGAAGCAGGCGCGGATGGCCAGGATGGCCGCCGCCACGCGCTCCTCGCGAGACAGCGAGGCGTCCACCACGAGCTGCAGGTAGCGCCCCTCCAGGTCCACCGCGGGCTCCACCAGCCGCGAGGACACCACGCCCAGTCCCTGGGGGCTGGCCGTCCGCATGCGCTCGCACAGCGCACCCAGGTAGGCGCGGCGGCGGGGCTCGAAGCACTCGGCACCGTAGGGGCGACGCACGTTCCAGTCCGTCAGGACCACCGTGCCTTCCAGGCCCTCCAAGCGTCCCCACTCGGCGGCGCGCATCACCGCGCGCAGGCTGACGAGGTCACACTCGCCCGCGCCGTGGATGACCAGGGGCCGACCGCTGGCGCGCAGCGCCGCCACGATGGCCTGCGCCGCGACGGTGAGGATCCAGAACACCTGCTCGGATTCTCGGTGCAGCCGTCGCTCGGAGGGGCTGAGCGCGAGGTCTCCCAGGTCCGGGGCTCCGTCGATGGTGCCGGGGAAGAGCCGATTCCACTCCGCGGGGCGGGCGCGAGCCAGGGCGCGCACGGGCTCCGGCGCGGCGTCCTCACAGGCGCGGAGGATCTTCCTCAGGCCGCCGAACGCCACGGGCAACGCCATGCCCGCGTCCACTTCGATGGCTCGGGAAGGAAGGGAGGACGGACTGCCCCCGGCCACGGACACAGCCAGCGCGCGGCTCACGGGGACACCCACGACGAAAGGGAAGCGGAAAGGAGGGGGAGATCGAAGACGTCGCGCACGGACTGCTCCTCGAAGGCCGGGGTGGGGAGTGCCCCGGCTCGCGCAGTGTCTCATCTCCTGAGGAAATGACGCAAACGAACCCGGTGCCGGCCGCGTCACGCGGTGCGCGGGAGCGCTCGGGCGTGGTGGAGGATGAGCCGCGGCAGCCATCCGTTGAGGGTGCGGCAGCGCCGCAGGGTGGTCGCGTTCATCTCCTTGTACGGCACGCCCCGAGCGCCCCGGCCGAAGTAGTGGAGCACCCACGCGTTCTCCAGGAGCCAGGCGATCTGATCCTCGGACAGGCGCAGCTCGCCCGTGAAGCCGCTCTCCGAGGGCCAGTTGAGTCGGCCCGTGGGCAGCGCCTCCACCGTGAAGCGGCGCGAGTCGATGAGGCGGTTGCACACCGTCTGATCCGTCCAGTGGTCCCACGTGGACTCGGGCACGGCCTTCATGGCCTCCAGCCACGCCGCGGCGAACGCGTCCCCGGGCGGACTGGCGCACACCCCCGCGCAGCGACGCCGCGGGTCCCAGCACTCCTCGCCCACGGTGAAGCGCTCCACCGCGGGGAGCGGGCGCAGGGTGAGGGTGTCGAACGCGTCCAGGTACCACCCGCCATGGCGATACAGCGCGAGCGCCCGCATGCGGCGCGCGGCGATGTCCACCCGCGTCGTCCCCAGCGCCTCGAAGTGCACGGCCAGGTCCTCGAAGAGCACCGAGGGAAGCAAGGGTTGATACAGGGCCAGCGCGGACGCATCGCACCACGCGCGCACGGTCGCCTGCGGATTGTGGGAGATGGCCGAGCGGACGGCCGCGATGGCCGTGGGGCGCAGCGGGCCGCCGTGGAAGCAGAACAGGAGGGAGGGAGTCATGGCGCGGCACCCAGCGAGGCGGAGGCACCCAGCGCCGCCCGTCGATAGTCTTCCCACTCACTCCCCATGAGGGAGCGCAGCACCTCGGAGGAGTGCGGGTGCCAGAAGCGATGGTGGATGCGCTTGGGATCCGCGTTGGCCCCGTGGATGAAGGCCACCAGGATGGAGGTGTCCTCCACCACGCGCAGCCGCCGACGCGGGTCGCTCCAGAGGAAGCGCGCGTCCTCGCCGACGTTGATGTCTGGGAAGGGATTGCGCCGCCAGAACGACTTCTCGTAGCAGAGCGAGTTGCCCGCCACCCAAGGCCGCCGCCCCTCCGGATACACGTACTGCCAAGAGCGATCCGCCAGGGGCTGATGGTAGTAGACGCGGGTGAGGCCGCAGACCTCCGCGCCGCTGCCTTTCAAGCACTCGACCTGACGGGTGAGCCGCCGCGGCGAGGACCAGTCATCGTCGTCCCAGTGCACCACCACGTCGCCCTCGGCGGCCTGGCACGCGAGGTTGCGCTTCGCGCCGATGGTCTGCCGGCGGTCCAGGCGGATGTAGCGCACGCGTGAGTCTTTCGGCACGAGGTCTTCGATGGCGTCATGACCATCGTCGACGATGAGCAGCTCCCGTCGAGGCCAGTCCTGCGCGAGGAATGTCCGCAGGGCCAGCGGCACGAACGCGCGTCGATCATGCGTGGGGAGGATGCACGAGACGAGCGGGCCCTCGGCGGCAACCCTTGGAGGGACCGCGTCGACGCGAGGCTCGGGCGGAGGTGGCGCCGCGGACCGTGCGACCCGCTTCTGGAGCACGACGAGGGTCTCCGCTTGATGCACGCGCGTGAAGCGACCCTCGCGCAGCACCTCGCGCACGAGGCGCTGGACGCCCGGGAAGTAGTCCGCGCAGTCGTGAAACGCGACGAGCCCGCCCTCCACGAGCCAGGGCTCCAAATGGTGGAAGTCCGCCGATGCGCTGGCGTGATCATGCAGCCCATCCACCAGCAAGAGCCCGATGGGCTCGCTCCAAGGTACGGAGGGCGCGTGGGCCACGTGGACCCGCACGCGCGAGTCCAACCCCGCCATCCTGAGGTTTCGCGCCAAGGTGTCCCGCGTGGGCGCCAGGTTCTGGAGCCCACGCTCGCGGTCGCCCACCACGCCGTCTCCTGGGTCAATCGCATGCACCTGCGACGTCGCTCCGAGCGCCTCGGCGACCCGGCCGAGCACCACGGTCGCCTTGCCGCAGTAGCTGCCCACCTCCACGAGGGCGGGTGCGCCGGGCAGCGATTGGATGGCGCGGGCCGCCGCCGCGATGAGCAGGTCCGCCTCCACGTCGGAGAGCCAGCCCTCCATGCGCCGCATCTCCGCCAGGATGGGCCAGGTGAGCAGCAGGCGCGGCGCGGGCTCCGCGGGCACGGCGGGCGCGGTGAGCGTCGCGAGCGGATAGCCCCCGAAGCGATCCCGGACCTGGGCCCGCAGCGGATCATCGTGCTTGCGCGGAATGGGGTGGGCCCAGAAGACGGCCGGATCCGCCAGCGCCGCGTCGAGCTGCGCGCGCGAGTAGCGCACGCGGTACTTCACCACGTCATACCGGCACGGGTTCTGGATGACGGGATACCCAAGGAGCGCGACGAGGGTCGGGAAGAGCACTTCCTCCGTGGCCCAGATGCGCGAGCGGCGCATCGCCTCCTGAAGCTGCGTGTCCGAGTCCCACAGCGCGACCAGGTCCTTGGCCGCCGCGGCGGTGAAGACGGTGGAGGGCCAGAAGGTCCAGTGGACGAACTTCGACTCGCCATCGGGGAACTTGCGCAGCAAGGGGCGCCACAGGTCCAGCTCGCGGCGAGCATTCACGGCGGGCGCGGCGTTGGCGCCCGGGCCCTG
This genomic stretch from Myxococcaceae bacterium JPH2 harbors:
- a CDS encoding glycosyltransferase; amino-acid sequence: MLRNTFACLVHEQRECVIDLVSNLHHLDPTSRILLYNGGQDAALLQDFPWEQYNAVVHPTPRPMKWGWLHDFALDCFRFELQQGPFDTMTIVDSDQLGLRPGYSEFLERFLSEHPGAGLLGNIQTPQGPGANAAPAVNARRELDLWRPLLRKFPDGESKFVHWTFWPSTVFTAAAAKDLVALWDSDTQLQEAMRRSRIWATEEVLFPTLVALLGYPVIQNPCRYDVVKYRVRYSRAQLDAALADPAVFWAHPIPRKHDDPLRAQVRDRFGGYPLATLTAPAVPAEPAPRLLLTWPILAEMRRMEGWLSDVEADLLIAAAARAIQSLPGAPALVEVGSYCGKATVVLGRVAEALGATSQVHAIDPGDGVVGDRERGLQNLAPTRDTLARNLRMAGLDSRVRVHVAHAPSVPWSEPIGLLLVDGLHDHASASADFHHLEPWLVEGGLVAFHDCADYFPGVQRLVREVLREGRFTRVHQAETLVVLQKRVARSAAPPPPEPRVDAVPPRVAAEGPLVSCILPTHDRRAFVPLALRTFLAQDWPRRELLIVDDGHDAIEDLVPKDSRVRYIRLDRRQTIGAKRNLACQAAEGDVVVHWDDDDWSSPRRLTRQVECLKGSGAEVCGLTRVYYHQPLADRSWQYVYPEGRRPWVAGNSLCYEKSFWRRNPFPDINVGEDARFLWSDPRRRLRVVEDTSILVAFIHGANADPKRIHHRFWHPHSSEVLRSLMGSEWEDYRRAALGASASLGAAP